The Polyangium mundeleinium genome contains the following window.
TGTGCCGCAGTCTCCCTGGGAAGCTGCTCGGAGGGCGAGCCTGGGACGGTGGAGGCTCCCATGACCTCGGTCGTTTGTCCGGAAGACGGTCCGGTCACGGGCGCGGAGGTGTTTACGCGCAGCTTCGTCGTGGATACGATCCTGCGTGACATCGGGCTCGGCGTGGGAGTGGACGCGGCGGGCAACACCCTTGTGGCGGGCACCTTCCGCAATACCGTCGATCTAGGCGGTGGCCCCCTCGTCGCGGCCGGCGGCCACGACCTGTTCGTTGCCAAGCTCGATCCCGCGGGCGCGACCGTCTGGAGCGTGCGTTTTGGCAGCCAGGAGGACGAGCGATTCGCCGCCCTCGCGGTGGACGAGGCGGGAGGCATCTGGCTCGTGGGCAGCCATGGTCTCTGGGGGAGTGGGTTTGACGTGATAGCGCTGGATTCCACGGGCAAGCAGCGCTTTTCCCGCACCTATGGCGGCGGCGACTATCAGGTCGTGAACGCGGCGGCGGTCGACCGGGAAGGCTCCCTCCTCCTCGTCGGACATTACGAGGGGCGAGATCTCGACCTCGGCCTCGGTCGGCTGGGCGTGTACGGGGAGGGATTTCTCGCGAAGATCGGCCGCGCGGGGAACACCGTTTTTGCTCGGCCGATCTCGGGATCGAGCGACAATGATCTGAGGGACGTCGCGGCCGCGCCGGACGGCGACGTCGTTCTCGCGGGGTCGATGCGGTCCGTGCTCTCGCTCGACGGAATCGAAGGTGCGGGCGCAGGGGCTACGGACGCCTTCGCGGCGCGGTTCGATGCGCGCGGGCAGCCGCGCTGGATCCGTCGGTTTGGCGGTCCTGAATTCGACGAGGGACACGCGGTGGCCGTCGATGGGTTGGGGAATACATGGCTCACGGGGGGATTCGAGCAGATCGCTGATCTCGGTGCCGGCCCCATCGCCGCCCGGAATGGCTTCGAGCACTTCGTGGTCGTGCTCGATCCCGCCGGCCGTCCCTTGCGCCATCGCCTCGGCTTGCCTCGACGAATCGCGGCCGACGGCGCCGGCAATGTGGTCCTCGCAGGGGAATTCGATGGCACCCTCGAGGGCTTCGGCGACACGCTGACGAGCGGGGGCGGCACGGACGCCTATCTCGTGAAGCTCGGCCAAACGGGGGAGGTGCGCTGGTCCAAGCGTGTCGGTGGCGCCAAATCGGAGACCGTGCGTGATCTCGCAGTGAATTGCCGGGGCAGGATTGCGCTCGTGGGCTCGCGCGTGGATCCCACGACTTTGCACGAATTCGAGGGGCCCATCGAGATGTTTGTTATGGCGCTTGCGCCCTGAGCCTTCTTCGATGGGGATCCCTGGGAACCAAAAGGATTCGGGTCATGCATGCCTCCCTGCTCGCGCTCTCGTTTTCCCTCGTTCCGATTTATACCATTTCTCCCGAGCCCCTGTCGGTTCGTGGCATGCAGCTCGGGGACATCGACGGAGACGGGGAGCTCGACGTGGTGCTCGCCCACGGGGGCAACCCGCCGCTCTATGGGGTCAGCGTGCTGCTGAACCGAGGATCGGGCGCCTTGTCGCAGCCGCGGTCGTACCGGATCTCCGACAATAGCGGTACGGGTCTGCGGATCGCCGATTTCAATGAGGATCATCGCCTCGACCTCGTGGTGATGACCCGCGGGGCGGACGGAATGAGGTCGGTCGACGTGCTGCTCGGTCAGGGGGAGGAGGGCTTCGGAGCGCCGCGAGTCGTGGCACCCAACGAGAAGGTGAACGGGGTCGAAGTGGGGGATTGGAACGCGGACGGGCATCGGGACATCGTCGTGGGAAGCAGCTCCGTCGAGGGGGATGCTCCGCTCGTGCTCCTGTTCGGTCGCGGGGATGGCACCTTTGCGCCGCCCGTCGAGCACCGGGGCGAGTATACCCTCAGGAATCTCGCTGCGGGGGACATGAACGGCGACGGCACGGTCGATATCGTGGCCGAAATGTACGAGGCGCCGGGCGAGGGGGTCGCGACGTGGAGCGTGGCCGTGTTTCTCAACGACGGTACCGGGCGACTCGCTGCGCCGCCGCTGAAACATCCAGTCGCCTGGAAGTATTGGAAGGACCTCGAGTTGCTCGACGCCAATCGCGACGGGCGCCTCGACGTGGCCCTGATTCCGGCCTACGAAAATGAGGTTGCCGTGCTGCGCGGCGAAGGAGATGGCAAGCTCGGCGAGGTCACCCGTCATGCGACCGGTCGTGGTCCGGTGTCTCTGGCCGTCGGCGATGTCGATCGGGACGGTTTTCCCGATCTGGTCACGGCCAACGCAGAGGACAAGACGCTCTCCGTGATTCTCCTGGGTGCCCCCGGCAGCCCGCCCAAGCACTGGGAGCTTCCGCTGGGGGATACGCCTGCTGCCGTGGCGCTCGGGAACATGGATGGGAATGCCGGACTGGAAATCGTGAGCGCGGGCGAAATGGGGCGCATCACGGTCGTCGGACTCCGCGAACCCTGACCGAACCCGCCCCACGCTTGCCGCGTGGTGGGCTACCTGAAGCGCTCGCGCCGCCTCAATGGATCCATCGGGGCACTTGGAGGGGCGGACGATGCGATGGCTACCCTGGGGGATTCTATGCTTGGCGGTCCATCCGGCTGCGGTCCCCCCTTGCCCCACCGACCTCCCCGGCTGGCGCGACTGGCACAAACGAATGACCGATACCTTCTTTGCCAGCAATCTCCGTGACGAGATCCTCCTCGAGATCGGCGCGCAGCTACGCCGCTGCAATCTGCAACTCGAGGCGGTTCCGGCCGCCAAGAAATGCATGAGGAACTTCTCGAGCTTCTTCGAAGCGGTGACGCGGGAGAAGTTGACCACCGGCCACCTGCTCGGCGCTTCGATTCCGGACGAGAAGTACTTCTCCGAGATGCCGTACCCCGAGATGTTGGAACTCCCGGAAGCCCTGAAGGACCAGCAATTTCTCCGATGGCTCGACACCAACGACGACGAATCCCTGGC
Protein-coding sequences here:
- a CDS encoding FG-GAP repeat domain-containing protein, with the protein product MHASLLALSFSLVPIYTISPEPLSVRGMQLGDIDGDGELDVVLAHGGNPPLYGVSVLLNRGSGALSQPRSYRISDNSGTGLRIADFNEDHRLDLVVMTRGADGMRSVDVLLGQGEEGFGAPRVVAPNEKVNGVEVGDWNADGHRDIVVGSSSVEGDAPLVLLFGRGDGTFAPPVEHRGEYTLRNLAAGDMNGDGTVDIVAEMYEAPGEGVATWSVAVFLNDGTGRLAAPPLKHPVAWKYWKDLELLDANRDGRLDVALIPAYENEVAVLRGEGDGKLGEVTRHATGRGPVSLAVGDVDRDGFPDLVTANAEDKTLSVILLGAPGSPPKHWELPLGDTPAAVALGNMDGNAGLEIVSAGEMGRITVVGLREP